One window of Desulfobacca acetoxidans DSM 11109 genomic DNA carries:
- a CDS encoding type II and III secretion system protein family protein, producing MAENESDFASKAGRIVIAPHMSFVKRTQRPITRVVLANPSLADAELLTPTQLFIVGKVKQGVTSLTLWHGDNYAETYEIVVSFDDKVWNDVQAAIRRLVPRARVKVERLPEGVMLDGAVESQGDLDKVDKIAKFFFGECTNMITVMGSQQVQLEVKVAEVSRSGIKQLGLGFLLDKDYKVAVFPSGTAAGAMAGDRTTVSQWPTGSSDTKTSSLASVAALASPYSSAFQALVHGLNDDILGIVSLLQGQGLTRLLASPTLVTMSGQEAHFLVGGEIPYQTVGSTGTPGTDFKKFGVMLKFTPYVLGDETITISVDPEVSAPDYTLGTTTSSGTTVPGLITRTGHSTLQLKDGQVFAMAGLLRDDFRSTVKKIPFLGNLPILGTLFTSKEFQRSETELMIIVKPKIVRALNPQEVPALPGSNMERDVSDLDFFILNRGWPKTGASSAPPPAKAPSFVGEIGFSR from the coding sequence TTGGCTGAAAATGAATCCGACTTCGCCAGCAAGGCAGGCAGGATAGTCATCGCCCCCCACATGTCTTTTGTGAAGCGCACGCAGCGGCCCATCACGAGAGTCGTGCTGGCTAACCCTAGCCTGGCCGACGCCGAGCTTCTTACCCCCACCCAGTTGTTCATTGTCGGCAAAGTTAAACAGGGGGTCACGTCTCTGACATTGTGGCACGGAGATAATTATGCCGAGACCTACGAAATCGTAGTCAGTTTTGATGACAAGGTCTGGAACGACGTTCAGGCAGCGATTCGCCGCCTCGTGCCCCGGGCCCGGGTGAAGGTCGAGCGCCTGCCCGAGGGGGTGATGCTAGACGGCGCCGTGGAAAGCCAGGGCGACCTTGATAAAGTAGATAAAATCGCCAAATTTTTTTTTGGTGAATGTACCAATATGATTACCGTGATGGGTTCCCAGCAGGTGCAGTTGGAAGTGAAGGTTGCCGAAGTCTCGCGGTCGGGCATCAAACAGCTCGGCCTCGGGTTCCTTTTGGATAAGGATTATAAGGTGGCCGTTTTCCCCAGCGGCACCGCCGCCGGCGCCATGGCGGGAGATCGGACGACGGTCTCCCAGTGGCCGACGGGAAGCAGCGATACCAAGACATCCTCCCTGGCGTCCGTCGCCGCCCTCGCCTCCCCCTACAGCTCGGCGTTCCAGGCGCTAGTCCATGGTTTGAATGACGATATCCTAGGCATTGTGAGTCTCCTCCAGGGACAGGGATTGACCAGACTGCTGGCCAGTCCCACCTTAGTGACCATGAGCGGCCAGGAAGCCCATTTCCTGGTGGGCGGAGAGATACCTTACCAAACAGTTGGTTCAACGGGCACACCCGGCACTGATTTTAAGAAATTTGGCGTCATGCTCAAATTCACCCCTTATGTGTTGGGTGACGAGACCATCACCATCTCCGTTGATCCGGAGGTCAGCGCCCCGGATTATACCTTGGGGACTACTACTTCCAGTGGTACAACGGTGCCCGGTCTGATCACCAGAACTGGGCATAGCACTTTGCAGCTCAAAGACGGCCAGGTCTTTGCCATGGCCGGCCTGCTCCGAGACGATTTCCGCTCTACGGTGAAAAAAATTCCATTTCTGGGAAACCTGCCCATTCTCGGAACCCTCTTTACCAGCAAAGAGTTTCAACGGAGTGAGACCGAGTTGATGATCATTGTCAAACCGAAAATTGTCCGGGCCCTGAACCCTCAGGAAGTTCCGGCCCTGCCCGGCAGTAATATGGAGCGGGACGTAAGCGACCTGGATTTCTTCATACTGAATCGGGGGTGGCCGAAAACGGGCGCTTCCAGCGCCCCCCCCCCCGCCAAGGCCCCCAGTTTTGTGGGAGAAATCGGGTTTTCCCGTTGA